A genomic window from Cryobacterium sp. SO2 includes:
- a CDS encoding oxidoreductase, with protein sequence MHTATLPGGTWSLGDLSVSRFGFGAMQLAGPWVVGPPADRDGALVVLREAVELGITHIDTSDAYGPRFTNELIREALHPYPESLHIVTKVGAARDAQGGWPTARQPDQLRAQVEENLAVLGLDTLDLVNLRIGNAEGPVAGSIAESFQALVAMQAEGLIRHLGVSNATVDQVVEAMAIAPIVCVQNMYNLAFRQDDDLIDMLLGNDVAYVPFFPLGGFSPLQSEALVAVAFRLNATPMAVALAWLLQRSPNILLIPGTSSVAHLRENLLGAGLSLSAADVAELDTIGR encoded by the coding sequence ATGCACACTGCGACCCTTCCCGGCGGAACCTGGTCGCTCGGCGACCTCTCCGTCTCCCGTTTCGGTTTTGGCGCAATGCAGCTCGCCGGCCCGTGGGTGGTGGGTCCGCCCGCCGATCGCGACGGGGCCCTCGTCGTGCTCCGCGAGGCCGTGGAGCTCGGAATCACCCACATCGACACGAGTGATGCCTACGGCCCGCGCTTCACCAACGAGCTGATCCGTGAAGCCCTGCACCCGTATCCGGAATCGCTGCACATCGTGACCAAGGTCGGAGCGGCCCGTGACGCCCAGGGCGGCTGGCCCACGGCCCGGCAGCCAGACCAGCTGCGAGCGCAGGTCGAGGAGAACCTTGCAGTGCTCGGCCTGGACACACTCGATCTCGTCAACCTGCGAATCGGGAACGCCGAGGGACCCGTGGCCGGCTCGATCGCCGAGTCGTTCCAAGCGCTTGTCGCGATGCAGGCCGAGGGTCTGATCCGGCACCTTGGCGTCAGCAACGCGACGGTGGATCAGGTCGTTGAGGCCATGGCGATCGCCCCGATCGTGTGCGTGCAGAATATGTACAACCTCGCCTTCCGCCAGGACGACGACCTGATCGACATGCTGCTGGGAAATGACGTGGCCTACGTGCCATTCTTCCCACTGGGCGGTTTCAGCCCGCTGCAGTCCGAGGCGCTCGTGGCTGTAGCTTTCCGGTTGAACGCGACACCGATGGCGGTGGCCCTGGCTTGGCTGTTGCAGCGCTCGCCCAACATCCTGCTGATCCCCGGGACATCGTCGGTTGCGCACCTGCGCGAGAACCTGCTCGGCGCAGGACTCTCGCTCTCCGCCGCCGACGTCGCTGAATTGGACACTATCGGCCGCTGA
- a CDS encoding helix-turn-helix domain-containing protein translates to MATMTAAQSKAASKANYNAFLAVCPSQKLLDRISDKWVTLVLTALGSGPDCVDEPGSMRYSELARTLAGVSPKMLTQTLRALERDGLVTRTALATVPVTVTYELTDLGLSLQQMIRGLKSWAETHMDDVLANRVAHDGGAEAG, encoded by the coding sequence ATGGCGACCATGACGGCGGCCCAGTCGAAAGCGGCAAGCAAGGCGAACTACAACGCGTTCCTGGCAGTCTGTCCCAGCCAGAAACTGCTCGACCGGATCTCCGACAAGTGGGTGACACTGGTGCTCACCGCCCTGGGTAGCGGCCCCGACTGCGTCGACGAGCCCGGCTCGATGCGTTACTCGGAGCTGGCCCGCACCCTGGCCGGCGTCAGCCCGAAGATGCTCACCCAGACGCTGCGCGCCCTGGAGCGTGACGGCCTCGTGACCCGCACGGCCCTGGCAACGGTGCCCGTCACGGTCACGTACGAGCTCACCGACCTTGGACTCTCTCTGCAGCAGATGATCCGCGGCCTCAAATCCTGGGCCGAAACGCACATGGACGACGTTCTCGCCAATCGCGTCGCCCACGACGG